The following proteins are encoded in a genomic region of Glycine soja cultivar W05 chromosome 17, ASM419377v2, whole genome shotgun sequence:
- the LOC114393142 gene encoding potassium channel AKT1-like codes for MLVCGQDEIDLSRDGSHYSLSTGILPSLGAKSNRRLKLKPFIVSPYDRRYRIWETFLVILVVYTAWVSPFEFGFLKKPQAPLSITDNIVNGFFFVDIVLTFFVAYIDKSSYLIVDDRKQIAWKYARTWLSFDVISIIPSELVQKISPSPLQSYGLFNMLRLWRLRRVGALFSRLEKDKNYNYFWVRCAKLIAVTLFAVHCAACFYYLIAARYHDPKKTWIGATMDNFLEHSLWSRYVTSIYWSITTLTTVGYGDLHPVNSREMIFDVFYMLFNLGLTAYLIGNMTNLVVHGTSRTRKFRDTIQAASNFAQRNQLPHRLQDQMLAHLCLKYRTDSEGLQQQETLDSLPKAIRSSISHYLFYSLIDKVYLFHGVSNDLLFQLVSEMKAEYFPPKEDVILQNEAPTDFYILVTGAVELLVLKNGAEQVVGEAKTGDLCGEIGVLCYKPQLFTVRTKRLSQLLRLNRTTFLNIVQANVGDGTIIMNNLLQHLKEINDPIMEGVLVDIENMLARGRMDLPVSVCFAAARGDDLLLHQLLKRGMDPNESDNNRRTALHIAASQGKQNCVLLLLDYGADPNIRDLEGNVPLWEAIVGGHESMSKLLSENGANLQCGDVGQFACTAAEQNSLNLLKEIMRYGGDITLPNSSNTGTTALHVAVSEGNVETVKFLLDHGASIDMPDKHGWTPRDLADQQAHTEIKALFDSIGEPKVHSSVAIPVRNSKIKYLGRFTSEPTMTLPLDGSFHGTDGSWSQNQSQNQSRPRRRSNNYHNSLFGILSAAHNGEKYLLSAVDMNNNARNGMKSSSAVGPTRVIISCPEKGEVVGKLVLLPGSFQELVEIGAKKFGFYPNKVVCKDGGEIEDIEIIRDGDHLVFLGASGGC; via the exons GATGGCAGCCACTACAGTCTCTCTACTGGGATACTACCTTCCCTTGGAGCCAAAAGTAACCGCAGACTTAAGCTCAAGCCCTTCATTGTTTCTCCCTATGACCGCCGTTAcag GATATGGGAAACTTTCCTTGTTATTCTGGTGGTTTACACTGCTTGGGTTTCTCCCTTTGAATTCGGATTCCTGAAGAAACCACAAGCACCCCTTTCCATAACCGATAACATTGTCAATGGATTTTTTTTCGTGGATATAGTTCTGACCTTCTTCGTGGCTTACATTGACAAAAGCAGCTATTTGATCGTGGATGACCGAAAACAAATTGCTTGGAAATATGCAAGGACTTGGTTGTCCTTTGATGTTATCTCCATCATTCCTTCTGAGCTTGTACAAAAGATATCACCTTCTCCTCTTCAATCTTATGGCCTATTCAACATGCTTAGGCTTTGGCGTCTTCGAAGAGTTGGTGCATTGTTTTCTCG gctTGAGAAGgacaaaaattataactatttttggGTTCGATGCGCTAAGCTCATTGCT GTTACCCTCTTCGCTGTCCATTGTGCTGCATGTTTCTATTATCTTATTGCTGCTCGTTATCATGATCCCAAAAAGACATGGATTGGTGCAACGATGGATAATTTCCTTGAACACAGCTTGTGGTCAAGATACGTGACATCTATTTACTGGTCCATTACTACCTTAACAACTGTTGGTTATGGAGATTTGCATCCTGTGAATTCAAGGGAGATGATCTTTGACGTCTTTTATATGCTCTTTAATCTGGGTTTAACAGCATATTTGATTGGTAATATGACCAACTTGGTTGTCCATGGCACAAGTCGAACCAGAAAATTT AGGGATACCATACAAGCTGCCTCAAATTTTGCCCAAAGGAACCAATTGCCACATCGGTTGCAAGACCAAATGCTTGCACACTTGTGTTTGAAGTATAGAACAGACTCAGAAGGGTTGCAACAGCAAGAGACACTTGATTCTCTTCCTAAAGCCATCAGATCGAGCATTTcacattatcttttttattctctgATTGACAAGGTCTACTTGTTTCATGGGGTTTCAAATGACTTGCTCTTTCAATTG GTGTCAGAGATGAAAGCAGAATATTTTCCACCCAAAGAAGATGTTATCTTGCAAAACGAAGCCCCCACTGACTTTTATATACTGGTCACTGGTGCCGTG GAACTACTAGTTCTTAAAAATGGGGCTGAACAG GTTGTTGGAGAGGCCAAAACTGGTGATCTTTGTGGTGAGATTGGTGTGCTTTGTTATAAGCCACAGCTTTTCACAGTTCGAACGAAGCGACTAAGTCAGTTGCTCAGGCTAAACCGTACTACGTTCTTGAATATTGTTCAGGCCAACGTGGGAGATGGAACCATAATAATGAATAATCTCCTTCAG CATTTGAAAGAGATCAACGATCCAATCATGGAGGGAGTTTTGGTGGATATTGAGAACATGTTAGCTCGTGGTAGGATGGACCTACCAGTGAGTGTGTGCTTTGCGGCAGCAAGAGGAGATGACTTGTTGTTGCATCAATTACTCAAACGAGGCATGGATCCAAATGAATCCGACAACAATCGAAGGACAGCTTTG CATATAGCGGCATCTCAAGGAAAACAGAACTGTGTTTTGCTTCTGTTAGACTATGGGGCGGATCCCAACATTAGAG ATTTGGAAGGTAATGTGCCACTATGGGAGGCTATAGTGGGAGGACATGAATCAATGAGCAAGCTGTTATCAGAGAATGGAGCAAATTTGCAATGCGGGGATGTGGGCCAATTTGCATGTACTGCCGCTGAACAAAACAGCCTCAACTTGCTGAAGGAAATAATGCGCTACGGAGGAGATATCACGCTTCCAAACAGCAGCAACACAGGGACCACAGCTTTGCACGTTGCAGTCTCTGAAGGCAACGTTGAGACTGTCAAATTCCTTTTGGATCACGGGGCGAGTATTGACATGCCAGACAAGCATGGCTGGACCCCAAGAGATCTTGCAGATCAGCAGGCACATACAGAAATCAAAGCCCTTTTTGATTCCATTGGGGAGCCTAAGGTCCATTCTTCCGTCGCTATTCCGGTGAGGAATAGCAAGATCAAGTACCTTGGTAGGTTCACAAGTGAGCCAACCATGACATTGCCTCTTGATGGATCGTTTCATGGAACTGATGGCTCTTGGAGCCAGAACCAGAGCCAAAACCAGAGCCGGCCGAGGCGTCGGAGCAACAACTACCATAACTCTCTGTTCGGGATATTGTCAGCAGCACACAATGGGGAAAAGTACCTGCTTTCAGCTGTTGACATGAATAACAATGCAAGGAATGGTATGAAGAGTAGTAGTGCAGTTGGTCCAACTAGAGTTATAATTAGTTGTCCTGAGAAGGGTGAGGTTGTTGGGAAGCTTGTTTTACTGCCTGGAAGCTTTCAAGAGCTAGTTGAGATTGGAGCCAAGAAATTTGGTTTCTATCCTAATAAGGTTGTATGCAAAGATGGAGGTGAAATTGAAGATATAGAGATAATTAGGGATGGTGACCATCTTGTTTTTCTTGGTGCAAGTGGAGGGTGCTAG